The window CACGACGGCTCGATAAGGGTGCTGCTCACCCTCGAGCGCCAGGGCCTCACCGAGGATGAACTCCGGAAGAACGACAACCCGCTGCTACGCGAGTACAACGCGATGCGACGATTGGCACCACTGCGCAGAGTCTTCGCCGTCGACCCATACTTCGGCGTCGACTACGAGCGGATGTGGGTCATCCCGATGCACCCGCCGGAGCCAACCCTGCTCACGCTGGGGAACCTGATCCGCGCCGACGTGCGGCCCGCGATCGAGACCTTCGTGGCTGTGGCCGCCGACTCCTACGCCGGGCTCGCCGACATCCACGCCGAGGGCATCACCCACCGCGCATTGCACCCGAGCCGGGTCTGGATGGACCCGGAAACGAACCGGGTGACGTTCTCCGACTTCCTCATCGCCAAGATCGCCGATGCCGACGTCGGCACCGTGCACGACGCCGACGACGTCGACCACGAGGGCCAAGCGTTCCGCGCACCCGAATGCCGCCGAACCGCACACGCCGCCGGAAACCCATCCGACGTCTACTCCCTGGCGCTGTGCCTGCTCGCCTGGTGGGAGCTGGGCCAGCCCGACCCATCGACGGCACCGCGGGCACCCGATTCGTTGCCGGGCAAGGTCCGCGACGTTCTGGACGCTGCCCTCGCCACGAACCCCGACGAGCGCGCCGGCGCCAGGCAGATCGCCGATCTACTCACCGCTCAACTCGCCGTGGAGACGCCGTCGACGGCCCGCGTGCCCGAGTTCACCCTCGAGTCGGAGTCCGGGTCGGAACCCGAGCCGCAGCGCACGACCATGCCCGGACCAAGGCCGGCCGCGAGCACACCCACAGACAGGCATGGCCTTCGACCCCACAGGTCCGAGACCGTACGCAGGCTCGGCGACAGCGCCGCCGCCACCACCCGCCAAGCCGTCGACCGAGCCCTCGCCGGCTACCAAACTCTCAAGACCACCAAGGCCCCCGCCCTCCTCACCAGACTCCACCGCACCCCCGCCGAGCCTGACGCCACCCACGATCCCGCCGACCGCCTACGCACCTACCTCCACCGCAGGCCCCGACGCCAGCCCTGACTTCGATCAGGGACTCCGAGGCCGGATGTGGACCGACGGACTCGGCAGTGCCCAGACGAACCGATGGTTCGCGGAGATGAGGGGTCGGCAAGGTTGGTGACGTAGCTCTTGCTCCCGGTCAGGGATCGGGCTCGGCCTCCCGCGCGCCGCAACGCTTCTCGGTGCGACGTCCCATCCCGTCGCAAACGGCATGATTACCCGTATTGCTCCCACAGGACCGTAGTTCCGAACGTTGCCACTGCAGGACAACCTGCACCTGCCGCGTGCCATCGCACTGGATCACGGCGGACACGTGTTGTCGCACCCGTGTGCCAACATGTGGCCTGCAGTCGATCGCTAACGGCGGAAGCAAGGACAACCGGGGGTAAGTACCATGGGTACCGAAGCGTCGAACATGCTGTCGTCGGGCGACGAGTTCGTGGATGAGACTGCGGACACGATCGCGATGATGGTGGCTGGTGGCAGCTCGGCCGACGGGGCCATCCGACGCCTCAGCAGGTACACCCCCAATGACGTCCTCGCGAACGCGCGCGAACTCTACGAGAAGCGGACGCAGCGGGTACGCAGCTTCGACGACGTTCACGTGCTCCTGAACCGAGAGAGGGAGACCGGGACGTGGTATGCCGGACCGCGCCCCGACCATCGTTTCTGGCCGGTGTTGGAGAAGCGACTTCGTTTCAGCGGCATCCCCGACGAATCCATGAACGCTCTCAATCGAACATCCGATCGAGTCGTGAGTCTCCTCAGGCCGCCCGGAACGGCCGAGATCAACGTCCGCGGCCTGGTCCTGGGCTACGTCCAGAGCGGCAAGACCACCAACTTCATGAGCGTGATTGCCAAGGCAGCTGACGTCGGTTACCGGCTCGTCATCGTCCTGTCCGGCCTCACAGAGAACCTCCGTGCACAGACCCAGGGCCGGCTGCAGAGCATGCTCGTCGAGGATCTGGAAGCCCACTGGCACCTGCTGACGTATCCGGAGGCCGACTTCACGGTGCGTGGCAACGCGCGCCAACTGCTCTCGAACCCGGACCACCGCCTGCTCGCCGTGGTCAAGAAGAACCCACACCGGCTGCGTCGTCTTGTGCGCTGGATGCGCCAGGCCGGTGACGAGGTTGTTGCGAACTGCCCGATCCTCGTGATCGACGACGAGGCCGACCAGGCGAGCATCAACGTGAGCCTCAAGGACCGTTCCTCGATCAACGGGCTGATCGGCCAGATCCTCAGGCAGCCGAAGACCGCCTACATCGCCTACACCGCGACGCCGTTCGCCAACCTGCTCATCGACCCGGAGAAGGAGGATGACCTCTACCCTCGCGACTTCGTGGTCGACCTGCCGCGTCCAGACGGATACTTCGGGCCCGAGAAGCTGTTCGGCCGGGACCCTCTGACGATCGACGAGGTCGAGGCCCTGGACCAAGGCCTCGACATCATCCGCCAGATCCCTGAGGACGAGGCCGTTGCGATCAGGCCCCCGCGGGTCAAGGACGGCCTCGACCTCTGGGAACCCGATATCACCCTGTCGTTGATCGACGCGTTGCAGTGGTTCCTGCTCGCGACGGCAGCGCGTCGTGCGCGTCCCGATGGCGGGCTCCACAACTCGATGCTGATCCACACCTCGATGAACGCCAGGGCACATTTCGCTACGAAGGCACCGGTGGAGAAGATTCTCCACCAGTTGCGCAAGGACGTGACGAACAGTAGGACGGCCGTGCTCGCCAGCCTGCGCAGTCAATGGGAGGAGGAGTCAGCCAAGCTGCCGTCCGCCTCCCAGGGCCTGAGCCCCGTTACCTGGGCGGAGATCGAGAAGTACCTTCCCGCCGTGTTGGCGGACGTGCGAGTCATCGTCGACAACTACCTTTCGAAGGACCGGCTCAGTTACGGCGACCCGGCCGGGATCACCGCGGTGGTGATCGGCGGCAACACGCTCTCGCGTGGGCTCACGCTTGAGGGGCTGACCTGCAGTTACTTCGTGCGCGCCTCCTCGGCCTACGACACCCAGCTCCAGATGGGCCGCTGGTTCGGCTATCGCCGCGGCTACGGTGACCTGCCGCGGATCTGGATGACCGACGAGTTGAAGGAGTGGTTCTTCGCGCTGGCGACGGTCGAGGAGGAGATCCGACGGGACATCCGCCGGTACGAGGTCGAGGAACTGAGCCCGCTCGAGGTCCCGGTCAGGATCCGCACCCACCCCGCGATGGCCATCACCTCGGCCGCCAAGATGCGCGACGCGGTTGACGCGGAGATCAGCTTCAGCCGGCACCGCGAGCAGACGATCCTGTTCCACCACCGCGACCAAGACTGGTTGCTGCACAACCAGGACGCGACCCGCCGGCTGGTACAGCAGGTCGGGGCCACGCCGGTCTCGATGCCGAGCGAGCACCTCCTCTTCAGGAGCGTGCCCTCGGCACTGATCGAGGCGTTCCTCAGCGACTACCGGTTCCACGAGGAGGCCTTCCGCATGAAGGGCGATCTCCTTCGCGAGTACATTGCCAGCCAGAACCGGCAGGGCTTCCTGCGGACCTGGAACGTCGTCGTCATGAACCGGACCGGCTCCGGCTCCGACGGCGCCATTGACCTCGGGCTCGGCCGGCCTGTGGGGCTCCTCAAGCGGAGCCGCCTGCCGATGCCAAGCAAGCCGTACGCAAACATCAAGGCGCTGATCTCCACGACCGACCGCGTAGCCGATCTCCAGCTCGGCAGCAAGGAACTCGGCGAGCTCCATGGCGGGAAGCCAGACGACAACAAGCTCCGCGTCTATCGCGAGGATGTCCTTGGCGACGTCGGCCTGCTGTGCGTCTACCCGATCGACAAGGTCTCGGAACCGAGGCGCTTGGAGGGCTCCTCCCCGCGCGTCGCGCTGGACGCGGTGGAGCACGTGATCGGACTCGGGATCTTCTTCCCGAAGGCGGGCGGAGTCAGGAGCGAGATCACCTATAAGTCCGCCGACCTCTCGAACCGGCAGCTCGAGACCGAGATCATCGATCTCGACGCCATCGACGAACTGGACGC of the Pseudofrankia saprophytica genome contains:
- a CDS encoding NERD domain-containing protein kinase family protein; this encodes MGATIIRHGEWGGPGEEATARYLRDHLDEQWTIVCGRQLVHTSGTRDTDFIAIGPNSVIVIEEKSWHGDLNGNDVFWYDRATREDRGNPINQAVGAARILAGGLTQHNRPLRSALKQAVPLGEAPLHLVYALVVLSSPDVRLNVDDPRVERHVVRLAGCEQALREIDDFVGRHFNFAPFRKRVEDHVAGLSGRSAIPKKLGPYVIVTGLDPTPRGRRYVGRHHDGSIRVLLTLERQGLTEDELRKNDNPLLREYNAMRRLAPLRRVFAVDPYFGVDYERMWVIPMHPPEPTLLTLGNLIRADVRPAIETFVAVAADSYAGLADIHAEGITHRALHPSRVWMDPETNRVTFSDFLIAKIADADVGTVHDADDVDHEGQAFRAPECRRTAHAAGNPSDVYSLALCLLAWWELGQPDPSTAPRAPDSLPGKVRDVLDAALATNPDERAGARQIADLLTAQLAVETPSTARVPEFTLESESGSEPEPQRTTMPGPRPAASTPTDRHGLRPHRSETVRRLGDSAAATTRQAVDRALAGYQTLKTTKAPALLTRLHRTPAEPDATHDPADRLRTYLHRRPRRQP
- a CDS encoding Z1 domain-containing protein, with the protein product MGTEASNMLSSGDEFVDETADTIAMMVAGGSSADGAIRRLSRYTPNDVLANARELYEKRTQRVRSFDDVHVLLNRERETGTWYAGPRPDHRFWPVLEKRLRFSGIPDESMNALNRTSDRVVSLLRPPGTAEINVRGLVLGYVQSGKTTNFMSVIAKAADVGYRLVIVLSGLTENLRAQTQGRLQSMLVEDLEAHWHLLTYPEADFTVRGNARQLLSNPDHRLLAVVKKNPHRLRRLVRWMRQAGDEVVANCPILVIDDEADQASINVSLKDRSSINGLIGQILRQPKTAYIAYTATPFANLLIDPEKEDDLYPRDFVVDLPRPDGYFGPEKLFGRDPLTIDEVEALDQGLDIIRQIPEDEAVAIRPPRVKDGLDLWEPDITLSLIDALQWFLLATAARRARPDGGLHNSMLIHTSMNARAHFATKAPVEKILHQLRKDVTNSRTAVLASLRSQWEEESAKLPSASQGLSPVTWAEIEKYLPAVLADVRVIVDNYLSKDRLSYGDPAGITAVVIGGNTLSRGLTLEGLTCSYFVRASSAYDTQLQMGRWFGYRRGYGDLPRIWMTDELKEWFFALATVEEEIRRDIRRYEVEELSPLEVPVRIRTHPAMAITSAAKMRDAVDAEISFSRHREQTILFHHRDQDWLLHNQDATRRLVQQVGATPVSMPSEHLLFRSVPSALIEAFLSDYRFHEEAFRMKGDLLREYIASQNRQGFLRTWNVVVMNRTGSGSDGAIDLGLGRPVGLLKRSRLPMPSKPYANIKALISTTDRVADLQLGSKELGELHGGKPDDNKLRVYREDVLGDVGLLCVYPIDKVSEPRRLEGSSPRVALDAVEHVIGLGIFFPKAGGVRSEITYKSADLSNRQLETEIIDLDAIDELDAQS